A window of the Trichoplusia ni isolate ovarian cell line Hi5 chromosome 4, tn1, whole genome shotgun sequence genome harbors these coding sequences:
- the LOC113492535 gene encoding uncharacterized protein LOC113492535 produces the protein MFPYFCDCRILLFANLMSTALSMSLLNKNPYAMDSDADGEVAEFIIAKGYLPNEKDLPKTSILKNVDSDVTYLLSKLSDEELIKLLADQPNKKEYNLKDIVKIASDSKYAQDYKPVNTLQTKSPLTSISEILETHRKEKRFRTITEKPKPEGAFFRLENKEVDPFPPNRGGDPQYLAVQKLNNILYSRPSEVESDSKSDDEDEKKELLFDVLVAQLKTLCCKRNKPIKKKDKSTFKLKALLSGIMPQEIIHKPYVPEHKYAQTTMPNEQMFLIINEEIKSNGSDDGLISVDPDSLGNNSSVMLLGPIATPMSEAQLKIVMMRISNELSKPEYMPLLQQISDGTLSDENIRLVNSLVSGPQTRRYIKPHRCNHQSKLARVYGGPKWIVCTGYLNINQPSLYD, from the exons ATGTTTCCGTACTTTTGTGATTGTAGAATATTACTTTTCGCCAATTTg ATGTCAACAGCCTTATCTATgtccttattaaataaaaatccatatGCAATGGATAGTGATGCAGACGGCGAGGTGGCGGAATTTATAATTGCTAAAGGTTACTTGCCGAATGAAAAAGATTTGCCGAAAACATCTATACTAAAAAATGTtg atagcGATGTAACATATCTTCTTTCAAAACTGTCAGACGAAGAACTAATAAAACTGCTCGCAGACCAACCCAACAagaaagaatataatttaaaagatatagTCAAAATAGCATCAGACTCAAAATATGCCCAAGATTATAAGCCAGTAAATACATTACAAACGAAGTCTCCTCTTACTAGCATCAGTGAAATCTTAGAAACTCATAGAAAGGAGAAGAGATTTCGAACCATCACAGAAAAACCCAAACCAGAGGGTGCTTTTTTTCGTTTAGAAAATAAGGAGGTGGATCCTTTTCCTCCTAATCGAGGTGGAGACCCACAGTATTTGGCTGTGCAAAAGctgaataatatattgtatagCCGTCCATCAGAAGTGGAATCGGATAGTAAGAGTGACGACGAAGACGAAAAGAAAGAGCTACTATTTGATGTTCTTGTTGCGCAGTTGAAAACCCTGTGTTGCAAAAGAAATAAACCTATAAAGAAGAAAGATAAAAGTACATTTAAACTAAAGGCCTTATTAAGCGGTATAATGCCGCAAGAAATTATTCATAAACCTTACGTACCCGAACATAAATACGCTCAGACCACAATGCCAAATGAGcaaatgtttttgataataaaCGAAGAAATTAAAAGCAATGGAAGTGATGATGGCCTTATATCAGTTGACCCAGATAGTCTCGGGAACAACAGCAGTGTTATGTTGCTTGGCCCTATAGCAACACCAATGTCAGAAGCTCAATTAAAAATTGTG atgatgCGTATTTCAAATGAACTCTCCAAACCAGAATATATGCCACTTTTGCAACAAATATCAGATGGCACACTTAGTGATGAAAACATAAGGCTAGTGAATAGCTTGGTGTCTGGTCCACAAACAAGAAGATACATAAAACCTCATAGATGTAACCACCAGTCCAAACTAGCTCGAGTATACGGTGGACCCAAGTGGATCGTCTGCACAGGATATCTAAATATTAATCAGCCTAGCTTGTATGATTAA